Within Terriglobia bacterium, the genomic segment ATTCCTGACGAAGCTCCTTTTGCAGTTCGGGATCCTCGACTGCAGGCTTGGCGGGCTTTGGAGCTTCCGTATGGGGATGGTATTTCGCGAAAACAATGCCGCAACGGTGGCATTCGACCGCTCCGTCTTCGTTTTCAAAATGACATTTCGGGCACTGCATCAGACAAGATACTTGTGGGCTGCGCAGGATGCCAAGATCCAATCGAATTCCACCGAAACAACGGGCGGTCATAGACCGCCCCTACAGAAGAACATACTTCAGGTCGGTTTCGTGATCGGCGGCACGGGCCGGCCTTGTTCGCGCAGAAGCTTCAGCGCGTATTCGTCGGCGTCCGGTTTATCACAAATCTCGGAGTACCGCTCCTCATCGCTCAAGACCAGCATGTGTTGCAGCTCCCCTTCCTGCAGCCGGTGGAGTGTATCCTCCATGAAAAGTTCGGAGAGCTCGCCGGCGTCGCAAGGACAGGCCGGCGTGGAACGACTCCAGCTTTTTCAAGCGCTTCTCTTAACTCAATTCTCGATCGGCTTTTGAGCCGATTCGACGACGAGGACCTCGATCGGCACTTTGACGGATTCCAACCTCAAGCCGAGTTGCTGGATCGCCGATGCAAGCGGCGGGACCGGATCGGTTGCGGCCGGGACTGTTCCCGGTTCGCCTCGCTGCGGCGGTACCGACCAGCGGTCCGGGCCGAACTGGAATTTGAAGTCGTACAGCTCTTTCAGATTCGTTTTGTCGATAACCGGGCGGCCGCTGTCGTTCGCCGCAACCATCAACAACATGTTTATTTGTACCGCGTTTCCAGTTACCGTCACCGATCCCGGCGCATACTGAAAACTGATAATGCCCCGCATTTTTGCCAGATCGAACGGCGCGACGCGCTGACCGGGAACAGGTGGTGGGGTTACCGACGCCGGTGGAGCTGTCGTTGGTGGAGGACACAGGACCGGTGCGTTGTTTCCGGCCGGATTGAGCGGCGTCTGGTCCGCAGAGAGCTTGAATTTCAGCCCTTCCTTCGCAACGACCAGGTCGTAACTCGGAGTTTCTCGCGGCTCCGTGTGCGCTTTCAGGTGAAACCGGTCCTCGAGCATCGATTGAATCATGAGCGCATACCGGGCTCGATCGATCGGGCCGTTGCTGCAGTCGGCCTTCGCCTCGATGTCGAACATGTCCGTATCCAGCCATGGCGGCCCTCCGATGATGTCGAGCTGACGGTTGGTTCCAGGGGCCGCCGGATACGCGGTCTGCAGCAGCGATTTCAGTGTCGTCCTCGACATCACGAGACGGTCTCCCCTCGGACCGCTGCTGCCACGTTGTCCATTTCCCGGCGCGCTCGGCTTGATGGAGACAACATCGAAGGAGAACTTTTGCGCTTGAACTGCGACTCCGGCCGTGAGTAAAGCTGCGGCGGCAAAAACTGCAATCGGTTTGCCGAGATACATATAAGCAAGATTCCCCTTAACCACTATAGACACCAGGGCTCATCCGTTGGTTCGCCCATCGAACTCGATAACTGGAAATGGGTGTGGATAAATATACAAGGGTCCGTGCGGCAGCGGAAAGAAATATAAGTTTTGCTGTCAACGGAAGCATACGGATCTCGCCGGTCTGTCCAACCTGGACTTGATCGAAAGGGCCGCCGACTTCCCGATCTTCCGCTGCCTCGCCAGCGATGATCAGTTCACTTAATTTTTCAGTTGGCCTCCGAACGTTGTCTATCACCAATACGTCTTCCTTTACGATGCCTCTTCTACGGAAAACGCTTTGCCGGAACGACGGCAACGAGGCAGGCCGGTTATCCGCATGTTAAAATTCATAATATGAAAACTATTGCAATAACGATGGATGAAAGCCTCATCCACCGTGTGGACCGGCTATTGTCTTCCAAAGGTGCGGCGAAGACGAACCGGTTGAGGATTGTCCGGGAGGCGGTGATGGATTACCTGTCGCGCGTCGAGCGCGAAGCGGAACAAGAACGCGAGAAGAACATATTCCGCAAGAACCGCGAAAAATTAGCAAAACAGACCGCCGCCTTGGTGAAAGAGCAGGCCAAGCCGTAAAACGTGGCGAGATTTACCGGTCGCTGGAGAAACTTCCCGAACGTGGGAACAAACCGGGATTCTATGTCGTGGTCTCACGGGATTTCATCGCCGCGAATGACGACGTCGAGACGGTGGTGTGCCCGCCGGTTTACAGCGAGATTCTCGATATTCGGAGCGAAGTTCTGGTTGGAGCCGACGAAGGACTCCCCCGGGATTGTGGGATCCGTTGCGATTTCCTGGCCCTCATGTTTAAGAGAAAATTGACATCTTTCGTGTCGACGTTGCCTGCACGGAGACAATCGGAATTGGACGCCGCCCTCTGCTACGCTCTTCAGCTTCGATAGAAGCTAAAATAAAAAAAGCGCGCCGCGGGTTTTTGCCCGCGGCGCGCCCAAGTGAGCTACTTCGCCAGCTGCCGCCCATCGGCATACGTGTAGATGTAACTGCCAAAACAGACGTTGGCCGGTCCCCACATGGGCGGCTGCGCTCTCGTGGCCTTCGCCATCATATTGGCGATGGCGAAGCAGTCGGTGGGCACCCCCATCATTAACAAAGGAGTCCGGGTCATTCATAGAGTCTTCACGGCGCCGTCAACGCCAGTGATAGCTGAAACCAATTGAGACACGATGAAGATGGTATGCGCAGCCGCCGCAGCAGCAGCAACTGCGTTCACTGGAACAGTAGTCGATATCAGAGTTATGCCGGCGGAATTCCCAGTTGATGCGACCGCCTCTCAAAATCGCCTAGCTTCTCGACAGAGTACGGATCCCATGCGCGTAAAGCTGGAATTTCGTGTCATCAAGCTTCGAGTGGACAGGCGCCACCTGTCGGCACCCACCTCACCCTTGAGCCCAAACGTCGACGAGCAGCGGAACGTTTGACTGCACGACGTCAGCGTCGGAATTAGTATCGGTAAAGGTTAGCGTGTTCTGATCTGCCATTTAATCCTCCGTTTTCGCGTATATCCGCGCTTCAGCGGACGCGACAGCCTTATCGATAAAGTTGGCGGCCTTATCGAATCGTTCGCCAGTCACCATGGAAAGAGCTTCCTCCAGCCAGCGTCGCGTAGCTGTCCAGTTCGGGCGGTCTGCCCACGTCTTGATCAATCCCGCTTTGACTCCCGGATCGCCGCCGCTGGCAGCATCCAAGTGAGCCATCCAGCGTATGGCTAGCCTCTTTCCGTTCTCGCCTGCGGGATCCTCGCCAAGAGAGGATTCAATTTCGCGGAAGATATCGACTCGGCTCTGCCACATCACCGAATACAGCGCAGGGTCTTTCCGGATTTCTACCATTTTGGCCCAGGCCTCTTCGCTGAAGTATTTCTTCCGCGAGGAGAGGACCGCCCGTTGGAGGAATCCGCTGACTTCCTCCAGATTGAACTCCGCGATTCTGCGCTTCATGGAGGGCGGCCAATTTTCCCGGTCCAACCAAGCCGTGGGGGAGTGGGTT encodes:
- a CDS encoding TIGR03435 family protein, with the translated sequence MSIVVKGNLAYMYLGKPIAVFAAAALLTAGVAVQAQKFSFDVVSIKPSAPGNGQRGSSGPRGDRLVMSRTTLKSLLQTAYPAAPGTNRQLDIIGGPPWLDTDMFDIEAKADCSNGPIDRARYALMIQSMLEDRFHLKAHTEPRETPSYDLVVAKEGLKFKLSADQTPLNPAGNNAPVLCPPPTTAPPASVTPPPVPGQRVAPFDLAKMRGIISFQYAPGSVTVTGNAVQINMLLMVAANDSGRPVIDKTNLKELYDFKFQFGPDRWSVPPQRGEPGTVPAATDPVPPLASAIQQLGLRLESVKVPIEVLVVESAQKPIEN